A window of the Bacteroides thetaiotaomicron VPI-5482 genome harbors these coding sequences:
- a CDS encoding DUF3871 family protein yields the protein MESTLQIMPVQRTSRNFGEYAEEAVIIEEPIIKQKRPLFIEANTIEASLEHLRNDCIIPVFAKDNEATLSHVAFIEAVQDATNTFFSGEQIESPDIRVSHVIKGRIPEAIHKPANQLLESDKTIYYERCAFVIEVPTIYETVHGNRLTLTIGGVRAYNHTNLYSKKGAERFKVFIGFTCKVCTNLCVSTDGYLSCLEVTNTRDLYQAVLEMFHKYDAAKHIHLMQSLGNTSMTEHQFCQLLGRMRLYQSLPQGYQKDIPKMLLTDTQVNNVARAYINDENFGSLGNDLSMWKLYNLLTGANKSSYIDSFLDRAYNATELATGICSALHGDNKYQWFLS from the coding sequence ATGGAATCAACATTACAGATTATGCCAGTACAAAGAACTAGTAGAAACTTTGGTGAATATGCAGAAGAAGCGGTAATAATTGAAGAGCCAATTATTAAGCAGAAACGACCTCTATTCATTGAAGCCAATACGATTGAAGCCAGTTTGGAACATCTAAGGAATGATTGCATTATACCAGTATTCGCAAAGGACAATGAAGCTACATTATCTCATGTGGCTTTCATTGAAGCGGTACAGGATGCAACCAATACATTCTTTAGCGGTGAACAAATTGAATCGCCAGATATTCGTGTTTCTCATGTAATCAAAGGTAGAATTCCCGAAGCAATACACAAACCTGCAAATCAGTTACTAGAGAGTGACAAGACTATCTACTACGAAAGGTGCGCTTTTGTTATTGAAGTTCCTACTATCTATGAGACAGTACACGGTAACAGGCTAACCCTTACTATTGGTGGTGTCAGAGCTTATAACCATACCAACCTTTATTCAAAGAAAGGTGCGGAGCGGTTTAAAGTGTTTATTGGCTTTACTTGTAAGGTTTGCACAAATCTATGTGTATCTACAGACGGTTATCTTAGTTGCTTGGAAGTTACCAATACAAGGGATTTATATCAAGCGGTATTGGAAATGTTCCACAAATACGATGCAGCCAAACACATACATTTGATGCAGTCTTTAGGCAATACCAGTATGACGGAGCATCAGTTCTGCCAACTACTTGGAAGAATGAGACTTTATCAGTCATTACCGCAAGGCTATCAGAAAGATATACCTAAAATGTTGCTTACTGATACACAGGTTAACAATGTGGCTAGGGCTTATATCAATGATGAGAACTTTGGTAGCTTGGGAAATGATTTGTCTATGTGGAAACTTTACAACTTGCTCACAGGGGCAAATAAGAGTAGCTATATAGATTCATTCTTGGATAGAGCCTATAATGCTACAGAACTTGCAACGGGTATATGTTCCGCTTTACATGGTGATAACAAATACCAATGGTTTCTTAGTTAA
- a CDS encoding ADP-ribosylglycohydrolase family protein, producing MNTDILIGAIAGDIIGSYYEFVPIKSIDFPLFNGSSSHFTDDTIMTIANADWLLTGDSLLGIMQDYGNRYHSSYGSMFYEWLRADNPQPYNSWGNGSAMRVSPIDWAFNTLEETLEAAKQSAEVTHNHPEGIKGAQATAACIYLARTGKSKQEIKEYVETTFGYNLNRTCDDIRPTYHFNESCQGTIPESIIAFLESTDYESAIRLTISLGGDADTMGAITGGIAEAYYKEIPQYIIDEVLKRLSEEFIDIMQRFYRMFISS from the coding sequence ATGAATACTGATATACTGATAGGTGCAATAGCAGGAGATATAATAGGTTCTTACTATGAATTTGTCCCAATAAAGTCTATTGACTTCCCGTTATTCAATGGTTCTTCATCACACTTTACTGATGATACCATAATGACTATCGCCAATGCTGATTGGCTATTAACAGGCGATAGCTTATTAGGCATAATGCAGGACTATGGTAATCGCTATCACAGTAGTTATGGAAGTATGTTCTATGAATGGTTGAGAGCTGATAATCCTCAACCATATAACAGTTGGGGAAATGGTTCAGCCATGCGAGTAAGCCCTATAGATTGGGCTTTTAATACTTTAGAGGAAACATTAGAAGCTGCCAAACAAAGTGCAGAAGTCACACATAATCATCCAGAAGGAATAAAAGGAGCACAGGCTACAGCAGCTTGTATATACTTGGCTCGTACTGGTAAATCCAAGCAGGAGATTAAAGAGTATGTTGAAACTACATTTGGATATAATCTAAATAGAACTTGTGATGATATAAGACCTACATACCACTTCAATGAAAGCTGTCAAGGTACAATACCAGAATCTATTATCGCTTTCTTGGAGAGTACGGATTATGAAAGCGCTATCCGTCTTACTATATCTTTAGGTGGCGATGCTGATACAATGGGGGCTATTACAGGTGGAATAGCAGAAGCATATTATAAAGAGATTCCTCAATATATCATAGATGAAGTTCTTAAAAGACTGTCTGAAGAATTTATTGATATAATGCAAAGGTTCTATAGAATGTTTATTAGCAGCTAA
- a CDS encoding penicillin-binding transpeptidase domain-containing protein yields MKKILLKCTILIVVLCSCQSRQQVTAPISTIDSTLQTNVTAILESKLSEINAQSGQVIVMEVQSGQIKALVGLTRKDSTNYQSCENFSVWQSTGLMHPISLLAALETGKVKLSDKVDTGNGIYQIHGRELKDHNWHRGGYGELTVQEGLAASSNIAIYKTMEKAFANNPQAYFDLLANMSYGKPDSINGIANLKPAHFVTPKDNNWTKTAFVWSSIGYNQHVSPIQILTFYNAIANNGKMIQPQLYKDSVVVINPQIASRASIDSLKKALVFNITDGLGQPAKSDKVVVAGIQGTSSLSTNEDSTKDMYAVEFCGYFPTDNPKYSIIVSINKAGLPASGGLMTGDVFKKIIDNIISYKE; encoded by the coding sequence ATGAAAAAGATATTGTTAAAGTGCACTATATTAATCGTTGTACTTTGTTCTTGCCAATCCAGACAGCAAGTAACAGCACCTATTTCCACCATAGACAGTACATTACAAACTAATGTTACTGCCATATTGGAAAGCAAGTTGTCAGAGATAAATGCCCAATCTGGGCAGGTTATAGTAATGGAAGTTCAATCAGGGCAAATAAAAGCTCTGGTTGGACTTACTAGGAAAGACAGTACGAACTACCAATCATGTGAGAACTTCTCTGTATGGCAGTCTACTGGTCTGATGCACCCAATATCGCTATTGGCAGCTTTAGAAACTGGTAAGGTGAAGTTGAGTGATAAGGTTGATACTGGAAATGGTATCTACCAAATTCATGGCAGAGAGCTTAAAGACCATAATTGGCATAGAGGGGGATATGGTGAGCTTACAGTACAGGAAGGATTGGCAGCTAGTTCCAATATTGCTATTTATAAGACTATGGAGAAAGCATTTGCTAATAATCCCCAAGCATACTTTGATTTATTAGCTAATATGAGCTATGGTAAACCGGATAGTATCAATGGAATAGCCAATCTAAAGCCTGCACACTTTGTAACTCCTAAAGATAACAACTGGACTAAGACAGCCTTTGTATGGTCTAGTATCGGTTACAATCAACATGTATCGCCAATTCAAATACTAACCTTCTATAATGCTATCGCCAATAATGGGAAGATGATACAGCCTCAACTATATAAGGATAGTGTAGTAGTTATTAATCCCCAAATAGCTAGTAGGGCTAGTATTGATAGTTTGAAGAAAGCTCTAGTATTTAATATTACTGACGGATTAGGTCAACCTGCCAAGTCTGATAAGGTAGTAGTTGCAGGTATACAGGGAACTAGTTCGTTATCTACTAATGAGGATAGTACTAAGGATATGTATGCGGTAGAGTTCTGTGGTTACTTCCCTACTGATAATCCTAAGTATAGTATCATTGTATCTATTAATAAGGCTGGATTACCTGCAAGTGGTGGACTAATGACAGGTGATGTATTTAAGAAGATTATTGATAACATTATATCTTATAAAGAATAA
- a CDS encoding tyrosine-type recombinase/integrase, translating into MSLKYSSTTADYLQWSEAMNLIRKLARDSNYKMSLLIALGCFTGLRISDILALRWNQILDAEEFTIIEIKTGKQRTIRINMQLQQHIRDCYEHINPVGINAPVLISQKGTVYTVQRINVMLKEIKKKYKLQIGNFSCHSLRKTFGRQVYNMNSDNSELALVKLMELFNHSSVSITKRYLGLRQEELLNTYDCLSF; encoded by the coding sequence ATGTCACTTAAATATTCAAGTACAACAGCAGATTATCTGCAATGGAGCGAAGCAATGAACTTAATAAGAAAGTTGGCAAGGGATAGTAATTATAAGATGTCACTTCTTATTGCTTTAGGTTGCTTCACAGGTCTAAGAATTTCTGATATTCTTGCTTTGAGGTGGAATCAGATACTAGATGCAGAAGAATTTACCATTATAGAGATTAAGACAGGAAAGCAAAGGACAATTAGGATTAATATGCAGCTACAGCAACATATCAGAGATTGTTATGAGCATATAAATCCAGTTGGTATAAATGCTCCTGTATTGATAAGTCAGAAGGGGACAGTGTACACAGTTCAGAGAATCAATGTCATGCTGAAAGAGATTAAAAAGAAATACAAGCTACAAATAGGCAATTTTTCGTGTCATTCTCTTAGAAAGACTTTTGGCAGACAGGTTTATAATATGAACAGTGATAATTCGGAGCTTGCACTTGTTAAGCTCATGGAGTTATTCAATCATTCCAGTGTATCAATTACTAAAAGATACTTGGGATTGAGGCAAGAGGAATTATTAAATACTTATGACTGTCTTAGCTTCTGA